GTGAGCACTTAGCTCTatgtggtatattttaaaatatttattatatttatatatctttccTCCTTTAAATCTAGATACaattgaaaaggaaataagaaaaatcttcaatATTCCAGATGAAAAGGAGACCAGATTGTGGAACAAATACATGAGTAATACATTTGAACCACTGAATAAGCCAGACAGCACCATTCAGGATGCTGGTTTATACCAAGGACAGGTATTGTTTAGCAGTACTGTTTATTTTAAGCATACCATACATGAAGCTTTTTGGAGTCACAAACTTTGGGAATATCTTGACAATCTATAATGGGCTCTACTGTCTCTGGCTTCCTCTTTGTAACTCATCCCTGTTCCTGCTGATCACTACCAATAACTTTTGGGTTTCCTCCTTGAGCTTGGGCataacctactttttaaaaagaaattttccatcAAAAACCCAGCTAATATAATAAGATGGGTCAACGAACTTTTTGTAAAGaatcaaatagtaaatatttttggctgtgTAGCCCTTATGATCTCTGTCGCAACTGCAACTCTGCCATTATAATAACACAAAAGTAGTCATGGGCAATATGTAAACAACAAGCTTCATTTACAAAAGCAATCTGAGCTAAGTGAACTGTAGTTTACCAGCCCTTGGTAAGGTATCAACCCCCAATTTGGTGTGTCTTTATAATACATTCGAAAGAAATGAATGTGTtaggaaatgaagacatttagACACAATCAGCAAGTTCTTGAATTAGTCTCTCTATTCTATTCTCAAACCTTTATTTCAGTAGTGTCTTACCAGGTCCCCTGCATCTAGTCTTTTGCATATCCATTCTCAGTCTTCCATATTTCTGCTAGAacactctttctaaaatgtaagcCTTACTATAAACTTTTCCTGGTTCCCTAACAGTTTATAGAATAAAGTTCAGGCACTTAACACAGCATGCAAATCAAGGTTTGACCTTTTAGGCTAGTTTTCCAGCATCTTTAGATTATCCTTGCCTCATGACCCATACTCAACAATACCAAACTGAACTGCTTATAGTTCCCTAAGCATACTGTGCTATTCCCAACTCCTGTGCTTTCCATCTGTGTTATTCCATCTGCCTGTTGAACCCTTCTTCCCAGTGCCTGCATCCATCCAGTAAAGtctttttaaacatcaaaatattcaaattaacCTTTCCATTCTATCATGTAGTCTAACCAGATCAGATTGTCATTCTTCAGATTCCAGCTCAAATGTCACATCATCTCTTCAGCCTTTCCTGATCTATTTTTCTCAATATCTGTTTGAGGTAAAGGAGTTTTttacttaggagaaaaaaattactccCTTAACCTCACAATGATTTATGTATATGTCGTTTGTgtcattcattttgtattttatttatatgttgagCTTCCCCTCTAGATTATGAGTTCCTTGCTTTAGTTGGACTTTgtgtctgtttatttttgtttttgtttttgttttgttttaatttttatttattcatgatagacttggagggagagagagagaggcagagacacaggcagagggagaagcaggctccatgccaggagcccgcgcagaactcgatcccgggactccaggatcgcgccctgggccaaaggcaggtgctaaaccgctgagccacccagggatccctgtttatttttgtttttatttttagtacctAACACAGAGCCTGGTGCTCCAAtatatgaagatttttatttttcttctgttttattttcttctgtctgacaggggtgcctggtggctgagtcggttaagcatctgacttcagctcagttcattgtctcagggttgtgagattgagctctgcaacAGGCTttgccctcagtggggagcctgctggagattctctctctctcctgcctttccctcttctttctctctctttctctcttttctctaaaacaaatcttaaaaagaaaaaaaaaaaaagaaaagtccaggatAATGTTTACTTCACTTACCATCAGTCAGAAAATAACTGTTGCAAAATCTAGAAAATTTAAAGCAtgctatttaaaacattatttcaaacGGTCAGATGTTCTTAAGGACATATAACCttcctattaaaataatttactgtcCCCTGCAATCATATAAATGCCTTCCTATCAAGaacattaaatacttaaattctctaagcctcagttttctaataTACATGATGGATAGAATAAAAGCCATTACATAGGCTCAGTCattgaaaagttttaaagaaatgattcttTGTATTCCaaattgtactcctgaaactatcTCAAGACTTACATGTGGTAACTAAGGAGTGAAAGAGGAAATTGGCTGGCTAAGGAGGGGAGTATTGACTAACCATGAGAGTTCCAAGTTCCTTACTCCAGCTTCAATCAAGTTAACTCTAATTTTGATTGTAATAGATAAAAGttttttgtatgatttcacttaagaGAGCACCTCGGTGGCtaagtagttgagcatctgcctttggcttaagttgtgatcccggagtcctggaatcgagtactggtttgggctccctgcagggagcctgcttctccctctgcctatgtctctgcttttctctctcagaaagtatttatttatttacttatttatttatttaatatttattctctcatgaataaataacctttaaaaaatgtcactTAAGACTctaatagctaaaaaaaaaaaaagactctaatagCTAAAATAAGTCTGAAAACCACTGTTTTTATAGCCTAATacaatacatatgtatatgtgacAATGCCTACGTATAATAGGCATttactaaaaattaatttcctctgttcttgatttttttaaacaacttgtGTCATAACACTGATGTCAacaataattgttttaaagattttatttatttatttatttatttatttatttatttatttatttatttatttatttatttggtggggggaaggcagaggggaggggcaagcagACCTCCCCACTGAGGGGTTAGCCTGATGTGGGCttaatcaagtcagacacttaaccagctgagccacataggtgcccctactgtggacattttaaaatttttactgatactgaaagtaaaatgaaacataagAAAGTTGAACAAAGATACGTTATTGAAGAATTTCCCTCCAAAAATggtggtctctctttctctaaagagagcgtgtgtgtgcatgcatgcgcgcgcacatgcacacacataattaaattttgaaacctttctaaaaattattttttgtttttcaaattctatttaaattaaattaattaacatataatgtattattggtttcagaggtagaggtcaataattcatcagtcttatgtaacacccagtgctcattatatcccatgccctccttaatgttcatcacccagttagtTACCCTGTCCCCTTACCCCCCAAAAATTTTCATCTTGAAAGTTTTAACCATGAGCAAAACTTtagttagaaaataatatatttgaaaaaaaaatatttaaataaaggagtgaatattaactttttttttttttaactggtttcTGGGCTTTAATTTTAAGGACTTtacaattggagaaggacaaacattatgtggtctcattcatttggggaatataaaaaatagtgaaagggaataaagggaaaaggagaaaaaatgagtgggaagtatcagaaagggagacagaacatgaaagactcctaactctgggacacgaactaggggtggtggaaggggaggtgggcgggggtgggggtgactgggtgacgggcattgcggtggacacttgacgggatgagcactgggtgttgttctatattttggcaaattgaacaccaatcaaaaataaatttaaataaaaaaaaatttttttaaggactttaaaacaatctaatttctggatgttatactgtatgttggcaaactgaattcaaatacaattttaaaaagttaactccctcccccccccaaaaaaaaacaacataatttaGTACCAAATGTTTAAACAGCCATTATAATTGCTAAACTGTGAAATTAGCATTATTTATGTCTGATCGGCTATACAAAACTCAtcaatttttctttagaaaagagtagaaattccaaagaataaagaagagacTACTAATTAAAGGTCACGTTTACTAATCTAGCACCATAATTCCAGTCAGGCCTTCTCAAGTGGctgggaggaagaagggatgaGGTGAGGAAGATGGAAAGGGTGGTTCTTAACTTCTGGCCCCATCTGTGCTCTCAGGCAAGGCAGGATCTAGCAGAGAGAAAAATGGTTGAggctggaatttaaaacaaaagcttctGGTTCAGATGATAAGGAGGCCCTCAAGAACAGCAGAATCAATGTATCCAAAAGGCAGTGCTGGAATTCGCCTCACTAGGGGGTTTCTTCTTGGCATCCaagtcctttttaatttcttctagttttttagCCACGTTTGGTATGTCATAGTTCTGAGCCAGATACATTCCAACCACGTTGCCAAAAGTAAATCCAAGCAGGAACTGGAGCATGGCGTCGGCGCGGAGGGCGGCGCAGCTCGGCGGGAGGGTCCgaatattaacatttttgatGGCCTTCAACAATATCTgtgattataaaaacataaaatcttaactaTACATATTGTTAGGAATTAAAATGTTGCAGTTCAACccgatatatttatttgattctttagTTTTAGGACCTTCCATTAAAAAGCAAATCATAAACAATATTACTAAATGCataactttgaaattttttgtaactaatgtctttcattttataactgatttGTCTTCCAAATGCCTATGAAGTTTATGTATTCACATTTGTAAAGCTTTCAATGTACTTTGGGGCATATTTTCTCTCTACATATATGTAGTTCATATGTAGATGTCATAAAAGTTGCTCTAATGGAAAACTCTTCAGAAGTTATAATCACTAAATTTAGTTTTATGAATTTCTAAGTATATGATCATATCAGAAAATTGAGAATGATTAACTGTATATGATAGGAAGGGAGAAGAATATGATCAGGGAGGGATAGGACAGTAAGTACACAGTGTTCTTATTCTTTGTAACAGTAGGTACATAGTGTTCTTATTCTTTATATGCTACATATACTTCATACAAGTTTTTTGAATGAaggaaatactaatttttaaaagataactttaatattttaattaacatactCTTTCAACAACCTGgttccatgcatttttttctgggtGTTTTATCATTTGTTGTGTTCTGAAACAGGCTTACATTTTACCTGCTTAGGATTCAAATGCCAACTTATAAATGGCCTGAAACATACAGTCCATGAAAGTATTTTGCTCAAAGTATGTAGAGTAGGTTACAAAATtgaaactttaagaaaaagaattgaaagtatcTAGGATGTATTCAATTTTATAGTGCCTTGAATTTACTTCTTATTGACATAAGTGcatatttattttgctaattttgttatttttgcttagtttcttttctttgcccAAACTCACCCATAGCAAAAACTGGAAggaatacttttttatttattttttatttttataaaggttttattttttttattgagattttatttatttattcatagacacagagagaggcagagacacaggcagagggagaagcaggctccatgcagggagcccgatgtgggactcgatcccgggtcttcaggatcacaccctgggctgcaggcggcgctaaaccgctgcgccaccagggctgcccaagaaatacttttttttttttttttaaagatttatttatttattcattcagagagagagagagcaaagagagaggcagagggagaagcaggctccatgcaggaagcctgatgtgggacttgatcccaggtcttcaggatcacaccccgggctgcaggtggcgctaaaccgctgcgccacccgggctgccccaagaaatacttttttaaactAGAAGATAAGAGGAAGGATTCTGGGATATTTTAGAATAAAGCATAGTTTTGCCTTGCCCAGTACTTTACCTTTATTAGAGTTGCTGTCTGCCTTAACCATGCTGCAATAAGGACTTGAGTCTGATTTTCACAAATGTGTCTCTGTATATTAAAAGATTGTATAATTTACAGTGATAATGTAAATAAAGGCAAATTTTAAAGCCccaaataaattatgtataatcTGTAATTTGGAATTATCTGTGTCACTGTGTTCGGGATTTGCGTAATAATAGTTATCTAAGATTGTACATCAGTATGTTTAACATCTGTAACCATTTGTTGAgctctaattttttttgcatGGTACTGTGTTACAACCTGTAAatagaaaagaagtagaaaacataCCCCTCTAAACTCCgggaatttatattctatttatattaccCAGCTTTGAAATCAAGATGCAAATACCTCCTCACCTTGTCTGCGCTGCCCTTTAAATAATTCCAGATTTACTTTAGTTTCTTAGTATATCCATCTAATCCTTAAAAAGCTATTTTAACTTCAGAGTTAAGGAAAAACACTCTTCTCTTGTGTCATATTTACAGGTGTTAGTGatagaacagaaaaatgaagatggaACATGGCCAAGGGGTCCTTCTGCTCCTAAGTAAGTGCTCTCACTTTTTATGGCTGACTGCATGATTTTGAAGCCTTTGATTTCAGATAACAAAATCCAAAATGATAGAAGATACCTAAATATATGTTGTAAGTATATGTATCtacttcatattttaatattttattttcagggtaGAAGTTACCTGAACTTGCATTTAAATTAAtatgctataaaaaataataattaacatgcTATAATTAAAAAGGCttctaattaaaatcttttatttttttcaaatctcttaGAATAAGGTGCAGTATACATATGTTGTTAATACTATGTTGCATTGTCTAATATgtcaaatattaaacattttgtttaatatttctcAAGCTTTTTGTGATTTTTTCAAAGTATCTATTAAAAAATTCTATCAAAATTCATTCTATCAAATGAATCTGacatgaaagcatttttaaaattaaatgttttagaatATAAAACACAAGTAGAAATAGAAGAGCATAAGAATTGCTTTTGATGATAAATGAGGGATGAAAGAgttagaaatctttcttttttttctaatatggtAAGAAGCCTTAACttgagatttactctcttaacaaatttttaagtgcacCATATTGTTAACTGTTGGCACATTGTTATACAGTAGATCTCTAGAATCTATTCATCATATACAACTGAAAGTTTTTTATTGCACAGTAATTTcccatttctcccttcccctagcccctggcagccatcattatactctctgtttctatgagtatTTGACTAgttcagatattttatataaatggaatcatgcagtttttgtctttctgtgattggCTTGTTTTACCTAACATAAAATCCCCCCGGTTTATCAAGTCTGGATAATATTCTGTTGCATGtatacacattttctttgtccattcatctatcagtagaCATTTAGGTGGTCTCtctatcttggctgttgtaaattgTACTGCATTGAACATGGGTGtgtagatatctctttgagatgatttcatttcttttggatgtatacccagaagtgagatttctGAATcgtatggtacttctatttttaattttttgaggaacctttatactgttttccatagtggctgcatcattaTACATTTCTACCAAGTGTACAAGTGTTCCAGTTTCTGCACATCCTCGTGAgcacttttatattttgttcttttgataatAGTCAGCTTTAACAGGtaggaggtgatatctcattgtggttttgatttgcatttccccaatgactacTGATGTTTGAGCATCTGTACCTGTGGACCATTTGTATGCCTcctttttgagaaatgtttattcaagtcctaCGCCCACTTTTTAATCTggttatttgggggttttttgcctttgaattgtaggaattccttatatattttggatattaatcccttataaaatacatagtttaaagatttaaaaataagacctgactctataaaactcctagaagacatCTTAGTGGGAAAGCATCATGATATATGTCcaggcaatgatttcttaaatatgacaccaaagcaCAGCCATGAAAGCAATAAGAgatgagactacatcaaaccagAAAGGTTTAATGCACAGTAAAGAAACAATAACAGAGTGAAAACAAcatgcagaatgggagaaaacatttttaatggttttagaATGATCATATCTACCCTCCATCAAAAACACTTAGTCCTGGTTGTACTTCAATGTCAGACTTTTTAAACCTTTGAGAAGTAATATGATGCATATGCCACCTATTATTTTAACATATCTATAGAGTCCAGGGGGGCTCTCTTaattaaacatattaatattcagcaaatattcacaCTAGTAGGGTAAAGGACTATAGATAGTTTTATATCAGTTTAGTGTAGGTTGCCCTcaagtgaataataaaataatttttaaatttttagggcTTTTGgaatttcagatttttctggTAAGGGATTGTAAACCTGTATTttgaaatccttaaaataaatattcttgaataaattaaaaattattcatttattgctaacctaacataaaagaaaattgatctttaaaactgaaacacacacacaaaaaaaaaacaaaacaaaactgaaacacaTGGTCATGCTGAGCTGGCTTTGGACGCTCTGCACACCAGGTCTCCTCTTCCTGTGCTGGTTAGCTGTGGCGGCCATGAAGACCCTGAACCCCAAGGCCAAGGTGGCCCGAGCCTAGATGGCACTGGCAGTTAACATCAGTGCGGCCCAGGACATGCTGAGGACCAACTTGGGGCCTAAGGGCACAGTGAAGATGCTTGTTTTTGATGCTAGAGACATTAACCTTACTAAAGATAGCTGTGTGCTGCTTCATGAAATGCAAATTCAATACCCAATAGCCTCCTTAATAGCCAAAGTGGCAACAGCCCAGGATGACATAACTGGTGATGGTACCACTTCTGATGTCTTAATCATTGGAAAGCTACAGAAACAGGCGGATTTCAACATTTCTGAAGGTCTTCATCCcagaataaataacaaagatttGAAGCTGCAAAGGAAAAGGCACTTCAGTTTTTGGAACAAGTCAAAGTAAGCAAAGAAATGGgcttaaaaacacatataaatgTGGCCAGAACATCTATACGTACTGAAGTGCATGCTGAACTTAACAGAGGCTATAGTGGACTCCATTTTGGGcattaaaaaacaagatgaacTTATTGACCTTTTCATGTTGAGATCgtggaaatgaaaaagaaatctgaaactgATACAAGCTTAATCAGAGGTCTTGTTTTGGACCATGGGGTGCTTATCCTGGTatgaaaaaaagagtagaagatgCATACATCCTCATGTGCAGTGTTTCAGAATATGAAAAAAGTGAATTATGGCTTTGCTTAAAAATAAGAGTGCGGAAAAAAGCAACTtgtaaaagctgaaagaaaatt
The Canis lupus dingo isolate Sandy chromosome 10, ASM325472v2, whole genome shotgun sequence genome window above contains:
- the LOC112677935 gene encoding short transmembrane mitochondrial protein 1, yielding MLQFLLGFTFGNVVGMYLAQNYDIPNVAKKLEEIKKDLDAKKKPPSEANSSTAFWIH